A genome region from Mycobacterium sp. 3519A includes the following:
- a CDS encoding carbohydrate ABC transporter permease, with protein MAKQELLPGQKRFSIGAAVADVGLVFWFLFSLFPIAWMLLLALKNDEQQTTTYFQFSPTWSNFATVVSDKGTQLTSVDFKASLITSLINCGGAVIVSLVIGIPAAYAAGRWRYRGSEDLMFQMLSFRFAPELMVIVPLFVIYNQIGLFDTKVGMIWVLQLVTMPLVVWILRSYFQDLPEDLEQAALLDGYTRTRAFLMVALPIVRPGIAAAALLAFIFAWNNYVFPLILADTNAATVTVAITKFLGGGGQAYYNLTAAAAIIAALPPLILALTIQRYLVRGLSFGAVKA; from the coding sequence ATGGCCAAACAGGAACTATTGCCCGGCCAGAAGCGCTTCTCCATCGGCGCCGCCGTCGCGGACGTCGGGTTGGTCTTCTGGTTCCTCTTCTCGCTGTTTCCGATCGCCTGGATGTTGTTGCTGGCGTTGAAGAATGACGAGCAGCAGACCACGACCTACTTTCAGTTCAGCCCCACCTGGTCCAACTTCGCGACCGTGGTGAGCGACAAAGGCACCCAGCTGACCAGCGTCGACTTCAAGGCGTCGCTGATCACCAGCCTCATCAATTGCGGTGGCGCGGTAATCGTTTCGCTGGTGATCGGCATTCCGGCGGCCTACGCCGCGGGCCGGTGGCGCTACCGCGGCAGCGAGGACCTGATGTTCCAGATGCTGTCCTTCCGGTTCGCGCCGGAGCTGATGGTGATCGTGCCGCTGTTCGTGATCTACAACCAGATCGGATTGTTCGACACCAAGGTCGGCATGATCTGGGTGCTGCAACTGGTCACGATGCCGCTGGTGGTGTGGATCCTGCGATCGTATTTCCAGGATCTGCCGGAGGATCTCGAGCAGGCCGCGCTGCTCGACGGCTACACCAGGACGCGAGCGTTCCTGATGGTTGCGCTGCCGATCGTGCGGCCGGGCATCGCCGCCGCGGCGCTGCTGGCCTTCATCTTCGCGTGGAACAACTACGTGTTCCCGTTGATCCTGGCCGACACCAACGCCGCCACCGTCACGGTCGCCATCACGAAGTTCCTCGGTGGCGGTGGGCAGGCCTACTACAACCTGACCGCCGCGGCGGCGATCATCGCCGCACTCCCGCCCCTGATCCTGGCGCTGACCATTCAGCGCTACCTGGTACGGGGCCTGTCGTTCGGGGCGGTGAAAGCCTGA
- a CDS encoding sugar-binding transcriptional regulator, protein MPGPAHSTQPDGVDTAVSEVDAGHFQPSLLYAAAKLYYTEEATQAEVAAQLGTSRATVSRLLAEAKRRGIVRIEVVPPEEVATSDVADRLVRALSLTTVYLSHPLPAPGAGRTIVDVMGAALAPAVGRALAAAGLLPGDVLLVSSGRTVYEVAQYELASLPGVLVAPTVGGNDQPEEWYQTNEITRRVANRVGGRPNYLFAPALPGPDLYPSLLKDPSIQRVLHLWPRARCALMGVGAPPLMRSDIPRFVPTDSTSLRSAVGDVCSRFFDRAGDEVDFEGRERLIAVELEALRHVPVTIAVAVGQEKVDSIVAGARGGYFNQLVTDPVTAAAILASVEAADQPAKGEA, encoded by the coding sequence GTGCCAGGGCCCGCGCACTCCACCCAACCGGACGGCGTCGACACCGCCGTCTCCGAAGTCGACGCCGGACATTTCCAACCGTCGTTGCTGTATGCGGCCGCCAAGCTCTACTACACCGAAGAGGCCACCCAGGCCGAGGTCGCCGCACAACTGGGCACCAGCCGAGCCACCGTCAGCCGGCTACTCGCCGAGGCGAAGCGACGCGGCATCGTGCGCATCGAAGTGGTGCCGCCCGAAGAGGTCGCGACCAGCGATGTTGCCGATCGGCTAGTCCGTGCGCTGTCGCTGACCACGGTGTATCTCAGCCATCCGCTGCCCGCGCCAGGTGCGGGCCGCACGATCGTCGACGTGATGGGCGCCGCGCTGGCACCCGCCGTCGGCCGGGCGCTTGCGGCCGCCGGACTTTTGCCGGGTGACGTGCTGCTGGTGTCGTCGGGCCGCACCGTCTACGAAGTGGCACAGTACGAACTGGCATCGCTGCCAGGCGTGCTGGTGGCGCCGACGGTCGGCGGCAACGACCAGCCCGAGGAGTGGTACCAGACCAACGAGATCACCCGCCGGGTCGCCAACCGGGTGGGCGGTCGGCCGAACTATCTGTTCGCGCCCGCCTTGCCGGGTCCGGACCTGTACCCGTCGCTGTTGAAGGATCCGAGCATCCAGCGGGTGCTGCATCTGTGGCCGCGCGCCCGGTGCGCGCTGATGGGCGTCGGCGCGCCACCTCTGATGCGTTCGGACATTCCCCGTTTCGTACCAACGGATTCCACGTCGCTGCGCTCGGCCGTCGGCGACGTCTGCTCGCGGTTCTTCGACCGTGCCGGTGACGAGGTCGACTTCGAGGGCCGCGAACGCCTGATCGCCGTCGAACTCGAGGCTCTGCGCCACGTCCCGGTCACCATCGCGGTGGCGGTCGGTCAGGAGAAGGTCGACTCCATCGTCGCGGGGGCGCGCGGCGGCTATTTCAACCAGTTGGTGACCGATCCGGTGACCGCGGCGGCCATTCTGGCCAGCGTGGAGGCCGCCGACCAGCCTGCGAAAGGTGAAGCGTGA
- a CDS encoding SDR family NAD(P)-dependent oxidoreductase — protein sequence MTERRYAGVLRLDGKRALITGATKGIGADIAKAFASAGARVVLSGRDEDELAAAKTALTAEFDAEVRTAAVDLAHPDGAAQLAQVAHDAFGGLDVLVNNAGISHPQSVLQTDPAVFDATIAVNLRAPALLASAVGAAMVEQGTGGSIITVASAAALAPLPDHYAYCASKAGLVMATKVLARELGPYGIRANSVCPTVVLTEMGQRVWGEEAKAAPMLARIPLGRFAVPQEVSDAVVWLASDAASMINGVDIPVDGGYTMG from the coding sequence ATGACCGAACGGCGCTACGCGGGCGTCCTGCGCCTCGACGGCAAGCGCGCCCTGATCACCGGCGCCACCAAGGGCATCGGCGCCGACATCGCGAAGGCGTTCGCGTCGGCAGGCGCCCGCGTGGTGCTCAGTGGCCGCGACGAAGACGAGTTGGCCGCCGCGAAGACCGCTCTGACCGCCGAATTCGACGCCGAAGTGCGTACTGCCGCGGTGGATCTGGCTCATCCCGACGGCGCCGCACAGCTGGCGCAGGTTGCCCACGACGCGTTCGGCGGCCTCGACGTCCTGGTGAACAATGCCGGCATCTCCCATCCGCAATCGGTGCTGCAGACGGATCCGGCGGTGTTCGATGCGACGATCGCGGTGAACTTGCGGGCCCCTGCGCTGCTGGCTTCGGCGGTCGGCGCTGCCATGGTCGAACAGGGCACCGGGGGATCCATCATCACCGTGGCGTCGGCGGCGGCGTTGGCTCCGCTACCGGACCACTACGCGTACTGCGCTTCCAAGGCCGGGCTCGTGATGGCGACCAAGGTCCTGGCGCGCGAACTGGGCCCGTACGGCATCCGCGCCAACTCGGTGTGCCCGACCGTGGTCCTCACCGAGATGGGCCAACGGGTTTGGGGCGAAGAGGCCAAGGCCGCGCCCATGCTCGCTCGAATCCCGTTGGGACGCTTCGCCGTACCGCAGGAGGTGTCCGACGCGGTGGTATGGCTGGCCTCCGACGCGGCCAGCATGATCAACGGCGTCGACATTCCCGTCGACGGCGGCTACACGATGGGCTGA
- a CDS encoding ABC transporter ATP-binding protein, translated as MATVRITDLHKSYGKTKAVDGISVDIDNGEFFVILGPSGAGKTTTLKSVAGLIDVDGGTVAIGGTDVTRVEPYHRNVAMAFESYALYPQKTVSENLASPLKSGRTGKYTERQRTERIDQVTTTLGINHLLKRFPRELSNGQRQRVALGRVLVRPADIYLLDEPLSHLDAKLRASMRAELKQLGAMSNTTTLYVTHDYQEALALGDRIAVMRAGKLIQIGSPEEIWRRPADTFVARALGQPEINLLDGVVDDHRIRLGDGSFDVPVPDGVRCDRGDRVRVGLRPCDVHVADPDSAAIRGRVVLAERLGRNIELTVDVAGTQVIVLASGREGVGEGAHVGLSVADPDVHVFAAGEGDSPRLNANDTLEVAQ; from the coding sequence ATGGCAACGGTGCGCATCACCGATCTGCACAAGTCGTACGGCAAGACGAAAGCCGTCGACGGCATATCGGTCGACATCGACAACGGCGAATTCTTCGTCATCCTCGGCCCGAGCGGCGCCGGTAAGACCACGACGCTGAAGTCGGTCGCGGGTCTGATCGACGTCGACGGCGGCACGGTCGCCATCGGCGGCACCGACGTGACACGCGTCGAGCCGTACCACCGCAACGTCGCGATGGCGTTCGAGAGCTATGCGCTGTATCCGCAGAAGACCGTCAGCGAGAACCTCGCCTCACCGCTGAAGTCCGGTCGCACCGGCAAGTACACCGAGCGGCAACGCACCGAGCGCATCGACCAGGTGACCACGACGCTGGGAATCAACCACCTGCTCAAGCGTTTTCCGCGCGAGCTGTCCAACGGTCAGCGGCAGCGGGTGGCGTTGGGCCGGGTGCTGGTGCGACCCGCCGACATCTACCTGCTCGACGAGCCGCTCAGCCACCTCGACGCCAAGCTGCGGGCGTCGATGCGGGCCGAACTCAAACAGCTCGGCGCGATGTCGAACACCACCACGCTCTACGTCACCCACGACTATCAGGAGGCGCTCGCGCTCGGCGACCGCATCGCGGTCATGCGTGCGGGCAAGCTGATCCAGATCGGTAGCCCCGAGGAGATCTGGCGTCGGCCTGCGGACACCTTCGTCGCGCGCGCGTTGGGCCAGCCGGAGATCAACCTCCTCGACGGAGTCGTCGACGACCATCGAATCCGGTTGGGCGACGGATCGTTCGACGTGCCGGTGCCCGACGGCGTTCGCTGCGACAGGGGTGATCGGGTTCGGGTGGGCCTGCGACCCTGCGATGTTCACGTCGCCGATCCGGACTCGGCCGCGATCCGCGGACGCGTGGTGCTGGCCGAACGGTTGGGCCGCAACATCGAACTCACCGTCGACGTCGCGGGCACGCAGGTGATCGTGTTGGCCTCCGGCCGCGAAGGTGTCGGCGAAGGGGCGCACGTCGGGTTGAGCGTCGCCGATCCGGACGTGCACGTGTTCGCCGCCGGCGAGGGAGACAGTCCACGGCTGAACGCGAACGACACGCTGGAGGTAGCACAATGA
- a CDS encoding extracellular solute-binding protein, translated as MSRELSRRDMLAAMGLAGMAAVSLPVLSACGVGGKTNAPNGAGEVTGGFDWKKAAGSTINILQTPHPYQKSYQPLLKEFTELTGINVNVDLVPEADYFTKLNTELAGGSGKHDAFMLGAYFIWQYGPAGWIENLDPWLQNSSATGPDYDFEDIFEGLRTSTRWDFTTGNPLGTGGQWAIPWGFENNVVAYNKKYFDQRGIKKLPDRFDDFIQLAVDLTDRSQNRYGIATRGSKSWATIHPGFMTQYVREGAVDYTFNGSDLVAQMDSDKAIDFTKKWIEMQHKAGPTSWTSYDYPNATGDLGDGTAMMVYDADSATYPKNKPGASALAGNLGWYPGPAGPDGNYKTNLWTWSWAMSANSRNKLPAWLFIQWATGKDSLNKAVEGGTYADPVRKSVFDTTFKRVAADQFGYLEAFETVIGSSKIQFTPQKKFFDTTQNWAVALQDIYGGADTASRLRSLAKTNTSKVNL; from the coding sequence ATGAGTCGAGAACTGTCGCGCCGCGACATGCTGGCGGCCATGGGCCTTGCCGGCATGGCGGCGGTGAGCCTGCCGGTGCTGTCGGCATGCGGCGTCGGAGGAAAGACCAACGCGCCCAACGGGGCTGGGGAGGTCACCGGCGGATTCGACTGGAAGAAGGCCGCCGGGTCGACGATCAACATCCTGCAGACCCCGCACCCCTACCAGAAGTCCTACCAGCCGCTGCTGAAGGAGTTCACCGAACTCACCGGGATCAACGTCAACGTCGACCTGGTGCCGGAGGCCGACTACTTCACCAAGCTCAACACCGAATTGGCCGGCGGCAGCGGCAAACACGACGCGTTCATGCTCGGCGCCTACTTCATCTGGCAGTACGGGCCTGCCGGATGGATCGAGAACCTGGACCCCTGGTTGCAGAACTCGTCGGCCACCGGACCCGACTACGACTTCGAGGACATCTTCGAAGGTCTACGTACTTCGACGCGATGGGACTTCACCACCGGCAACCCGTTGGGCACCGGTGGGCAGTGGGCGATTCCATGGGGATTCGAGAACAACGTGGTGGCCTACAACAAGAAGTACTTCGACCAGCGCGGCATCAAGAAGTTGCCGGACCGGTTCGACGACTTCATCCAACTGGCGGTCGACCTCACCGACCGCTCACAGAACCGCTACGGCATCGCCACCCGCGGGTCGAAGTCGTGGGCCACCATCCATCCCGGCTTCATGACGCAATATGTGCGCGAAGGGGCAGTGGACTACACGTTCAACGGCTCCGACCTGGTCGCCCAGATGGACAGCGACAAGGCGATCGACTTCACCAAGAAGTGGATCGAGATGCAGCACAAGGCGGGGCCGACCTCGTGGACCTCCTATGACTACCCGAACGCCACGGGCGATCTCGGCGACGGCACGGCGATGATGGTGTACGACGCCGACAGCGCGACCTACCCGAAGAACAAGCCGGGCGCCAGCGCCCTGGCAGGCAACCTGGGCTGGTATCCGGGTCCGGCCGGTCCGGATGGCAACTACAAGACCAACCTCTGGACGTGGAGTTGGGCGATGAGCGCCAACTCCCGCAACAAGTTGCCCGCCTGGCTGTTCATCCAGTGGGCGACAGGCAAGGACTCGTTGAACAAGGCCGTCGAAGGCGGCACGTACGCCGACCCGGTCCGCAAGTCGGTGTTCGACACGACGTTCAAGCGCGTGGCCGCCGACCAGTTCGGCTACCTCGAGGCGTTCGAGACCGTGATCGGATCGTCGAAGATCCAGTTCACCCCGCAGAAGAAGTTCTTCGACACCACTCAGAACTGGGCGGTCGCGCTGCAAGACATCTACGGCGGTGCAGATACCGCGTCGCGGCTGCGCAGCCTCGCCAAGACCAACACCTCCAAGGTCAATCTGTAG
- a CDS encoding FGGY-family carbohydrate kinase, which yields MDLLLGIDIGTGSTKGVLVDTTGSIVASEAIPHTMDLPRPGWAEVDAEGLWWREVCAISTSLMAQMPGGASLAGMCVSGVGPCLVLCDADLRPLRPAILYGIDTRATAEIESLTAELGEQNILDRAGTLLSSQAVGPKLEWVRRHEPDVFDRAAGWYGSNSYIAAKLTGEYVMDHHTASQCDPLYATRGFDWNHDWAQRICGPLPLPRLVWPSDVVGFVTAAAAEATGVPVGTPVSAGTVDAYSEAFSVGVRQPGDQMLMYGSTMFLVQIIDEYHSDPTLWTTTGVDHNSLALAAGTSTAGSLIAWLQKVTGEPSFEDLTAEAQRVPPGSEGLLVLPYLAGERTPVFDPRARGVVAGLTLRHGRGHLFRAAYEGISFGIRQILERFDDAHSALRTVAVGGGLRSPVWAQAVSDITGRPQLVPEQAIGASYGDALLAGIGVGLVEPDTDWAKIAREIKPDARNHELYEGLYATWRELYPATRDQVHRLAEPGPA from the coding sequence GTGGACTTGCTACTCGGAATCGACATCGGAACCGGGAGCACGAAGGGTGTCCTGGTGGACACCACCGGTTCGATCGTGGCGTCGGAGGCGATTCCCCACACGATGGATCTGCCGCGGCCCGGGTGGGCGGAGGTGGATGCCGAGGGTTTGTGGTGGCGCGAGGTGTGCGCCATCAGCACTTCGCTGATGGCACAGATGCCCGGCGGCGCGTCGCTCGCCGGAATGTGTGTCAGCGGCGTCGGGCCGTGCCTCGTTCTCTGCGACGCCGACCTGCGACCACTGCGGCCCGCGATCCTCTACGGCATCGACACCAGGGCCACAGCGGAGATCGAGTCGTTGACCGCCGAACTCGGCGAGCAGAACATCCTGGACCGCGCAGGCACCCTGCTGTCGAGTCAGGCCGTCGGCCCGAAACTGGAGTGGGTCCGGCGCCACGAACCCGACGTGTTCGACAGGGCCGCCGGATGGTACGGCTCCAACTCCTACATCGCCGCCAAGCTGACCGGCGAATACGTGATGGATCACCACACCGCCAGCCAGTGCGACCCGCTGTATGCCACACGCGGGTTCGACTGGAATCACGACTGGGCGCAACGCATTTGCGGGCCGTTGCCGCTGCCACGGTTGGTGTGGCCGAGCGACGTGGTCGGGTTCGTCACCGCGGCGGCCGCCGAGGCGACGGGAGTCCCTGTCGGCACCCCGGTGTCTGCTGGCACGGTCGACGCCTACTCCGAGGCGTTCTCGGTCGGCGTCCGGCAGCCAGGGGATCAGATGCTGATGTACGGCTCGACGATGTTTCTGGTGCAGATCATCGACGAGTACCACAGCGACCCGACGCTGTGGACGACGACGGGCGTCGATCACAACAGCTTGGCACTGGCCGCAGGCACATCCACGGCGGGCAGTCTGATCGCGTGGCTGCAAAAGGTCACGGGCGAACCGTCGTTCGAGGACCTGACCGCGGAGGCGCAGCGGGTGCCACCGGGCAGCGAAGGGCTGCTGGTGCTGCCGTACCTGGCGGGCGAGCGGACGCCGGTCTTCGACCCGCGCGCCCGCGGCGTCGTTGCCGGCCTGACCTTGCGCCACGGCCGCGGACATCTGTTCCGAGCTGCCTACGAAGGGATTTCGTTCGGCATCCGGCAGATCCTCGAGCGTTTCGACGACGCGCACAGCGCGTTGCGGACCGTGGCCGTCGGCGGCGGACTACGCAGCCCGGTCTGGGCGCAGGCGGTCAGCGACATCACCGGACGCCCGCAACTCGTACCCGAGCAGGCCATCGGTGCCAGCTACGGCGACGCCTTGCTGGCGGGCATCGGCGTCGGCCTGGTGGAACCCGACACCGATTGGGCGAAAATCGCCCGCGAGATCAAACCGGACGCGCGCAACCACGAACTCTACGAAGGCCTGTACGCGACGTGGCGTGAGTTGTACCCGGCAACCCGCGACCAGGTGCACAGGCTCGCCGAACCCGGTCCGGCCTAG
- the eltD gene encoding erythritol/L-threitol dehyrogenase has translation MSDQVPEKMQAVVCHGPHDYRLEEVAVPTVGPGEALIKVEAVGICASDLKCYHGAAKFWGDENRPAWAETMVIPGHEFAGRVVALDDAAAARWGITVGDRVVSEQIVPCWECRFCKRGQYHMCQPHDLYGFKRRTPGAMASYMVYPAEALVHKVSGDIPAHHAAFAEPLSCSLHAVERAQITFEDTVVVAGCGPIGLGMVAGAKAKNPMRVIALDMAPEKLDLAKACGADLTINIAEQDPVSVIKDLTDGYGADVYLEGTGHPSAVSQGLNVLRKLGRYVEYGVFGSEASVDWSIISDDKELDVLGAHLGPYCWPAAIKMIESGVLPMDKICTHQFPLTDFQKGLDLVASGKESVKVSLIPA, from the coding sequence ATGTCCGACCAAGTCCCCGAGAAGATGCAGGCCGTGGTCTGCCACGGGCCGCACGACTATCGCCTCGAGGAGGTGGCGGTGCCCACCGTCGGCCCCGGCGAAGCCCTGATCAAGGTCGAGGCCGTCGGCATCTGCGCCAGCGACCTGAAGTGCTATCACGGCGCGGCGAAGTTCTGGGGTGACGAGAATCGTCCGGCCTGGGCCGAGACCATGGTGATTCCCGGTCACGAGTTCGCCGGGCGGGTAGTCGCACTCGACGACGCCGCCGCCGCGCGGTGGGGGATCACCGTCGGCGACCGGGTGGTCTCCGAGCAGATCGTGCCGTGCTGGGAATGCCGGTTCTGCAAGCGCGGGCAGTACCACATGTGCCAACCGCACGACCTCTACGGATTCAAGCGGCGCACCCCCGGAGCGATGGCGAGCTACATGGTGTATCCGGCGGAAGCGTTGGTGCACAAGGTTTCTGGTGACATTCCCGCACACCACGCGGCATTCGCCGAACCGTTGTCGTGCTCACTGCACGCCGTCGAGCGCGCGCAGATCACCTTCGAGGACACCGTCGTGGTGGCGGGTTGCGGACCGATCGGCCTCGGTATGGTCGCCGGCGCCAAGGCCAAGAACCCGATGCGGGTCATCGCACTGGACATGGCCCCGGAGAAGCTCGACCTGGCCAAGGCCTGCGGCGCCGACCTCACGATCAACATCGCCGAGCAGGATCCCGTCAGCGTGATCAAGGACCTCACCGACGGTTACGGCGCCGACGTGTACCTCGAGGGAACCGGTCATCCCTCCGCGGTTTCCCAGGGGCTCAACGTGTTACGCAAGCTCGGCCGCTACGTCGAGTACGGCGTCTTCGGCAGCGAGGCCTCGGTCGACTGGAGCATCATCAGCGACGACAAGGAACTCGACGTGCTCGGCGCGCACCTCGGCCCGTACTGCTGGCCAGCCGCGATCAAGATGATCGAGTCCGGCGTACTGCCGATGGACAAGATCTGCACACACCAGTTTCCGCTCACCGATTTCCAGAAGGGCCTCGACCTGGTCGCCAGCGGCAAGGAGTCGGTGAAGGTCTCGCTGATTCCGGCCTGA
- a CDS encoding carbohydrate ABC transporter permease, with product MTTQTSKVSQSAPEQPDTTARRVLPEVPQWRRRLRPYLLSIPALVIVIGILYPFVLGAYYAFLNYAAVNPNPHFVWFDNFKSVLGDQVFWQSVKVTGIFAVAATAIETVLGVGLALLLNRSSTIGRVFEKVLIVPLMIAPVIAGVIWKLMFNPQFGVLNHVLGLGSTFDWLSGRTALMSVILVDTWIFTPFVAILVLAGIRSLPREPFEASEVDGASWFYMFRKLMLPMLWPYILVAVIFRFMDNLKVFDHIYVLTAGGPGVATRTLQIGAFEDSIINLDYSRGSTYMLLLWIIVFITARYLVSVLGKAQRRAAGAES from the coding sequence ATGACAACTCAGACATCCAAGGTCTCCCAGTCCGCTCCCGAGCAACCCGACACCACCGCGCGCCGAGTGCTGCCCGAGGTCCCGCAGTGGCGTCGCAGACTGCGGCCCTACCTGCTGTCGATCCCGGCGCTGGTGATCGTCATCGGCATCCTCTACCCGTTCGTGCTGGGCGCCTACTACGCGTTCCTCAACTACGCGGCGGTCAATCCCAACCCGCACTTCGTCTGGTTCGACAACTTCAAATCGGTACTGGGCGACCAGGTCTTCTGGCAGAGCGTGAAAGTGACCGGCATTTTCGCGGTCGCGGCCACCGCGATCGAGACGGTGCTCGGCGTCGGGTTGGCGTTGCTGCTCAACCGGTCCAGCACCATCGGGCGGGTTTTCGAGAAGGTGCTGATCGTTCCGCTGATGATCGCGCCGGTGATCGCGGGCGTGATCTGGAAGCTGATGTTCAACCCGCAGTTCGGCGTTCTGAATCACGTTCTCGGACTGGGAAGTACCTTCGACTGGCTGTCCGGCCGCACCGCGCTGATGTCGGTGATCCTGGTCGACACCTGGATATTCACCCCGTTCGTGGCCATCCTGGTGCTGGCCGGTATCCGGTCGCTGCCCAGGGAGCCGTTCGAAGCCTCCGAGGTCGATGGCGCCAGCTGGTTCTACATGTTCCGCAAGCTGATGCTGCCGATGCTGTGGCCTTACATCCTGGTGGCGGTGATCTTCCGGTTCATGGACAACCTGAAGGTGTTCGACCACATCTACGTGCTGACCGCAGGTGGACCCGGGGTGGCGACGCGCACGCTGCAGATCGGCGCGTTCGAGGACTCGATCATCAACCTCGACTACTCCCGCGGCAGCACCTACATGCTGCTGCTGTGGATCATCGTGTTCATCACCGCGCGCTACCTGGTGAGCGTGCTCGGCAAGGCGCAGCGACGTGCTGCCGGAGCGGAGTCGTAG